One stretch of Catellicoccus marimammalium M35/04/3 DNA includes these proteins:
- a CDS encoding DMT family transporter has protein sequence MYLLLLALAGLCETVMVYTMRKSAGFKVKSWSILTILVAICSLTLLSIAMTMTEVGIAYGIWVALGSVGSLLVGTILFKEHLNLGQWIGIICIIIAVIGLKMTV, from the coding sequence GTGTACTTATTATTACTAGCTTTAGCCGGTTTATGTGAAACCGTTATGGTCTATACGATGCGGAAATCAGCGGGATTTAAAGTGAAATCTTGGAGTATCCTTACGATTTTAGTCGCAATTTGTAGTTTGACTTTACTTTCTATTGCCATGACGATGACAGAAGTAGGAATTGCTTATGGAATTTGGGTCGCTTTAGGATCGGTCGGTTCTCTTCTTGTCGGTACAATTTTATTTAAAGAGCATTTAAACTTAGGGCAATGGATAGGAATTATTTGTATTATTATTGCTGTGATTGGATTGAAAATGACAGTATAA